Proteins found in one Eriocheir sinensis breed Jianghai 21 chromosome 43, ASM2467909v1, whole genome shotgun sequence genomic segment:
- the LOC127010358 gene encoding uncharacterized protein LOC127010358 isoform X2 — MNETQTQNESNDGCIQKQLWRLRHEDPTQYHTLVKMHLSFATDLPTDQCDSRASETTSSRRWQLTPLIKKLSRAAVSSKGVMEGAPLTQEGVCQVFQLIHYLNKENNITQEGLFRKSGSLSRQQELKTLLNAGADLNLDSGIYSPHDCASVLKSFLADLPEPLLTEGHYPIHCRIAEMLQSHMSHDQKEAVHARQIKALRLLFLLLPPENYQLLHDLLILLHRVASHQKQNLMSAINLGTMFAPHILCPRKMTPNDLQYLSGSLSIAVAFMIEQVPHLFQVPLELEYDVRQYWSNKRRMNQQLSKRSLTDAPTNTIFTFIDRELTAQANDKDVTEVALAELYAYVQALPDSAKKRKLIKQFNTASGLGTPQLNHSISKKAEARGKRLGESIKKHLFNKTVKPSKIKCQPFSSIDYTRVKRTNSEDILTSPSARSPELRMFRHNPELGSFPSQMKAKSLEDLSSSFSSHQSFISGSTTESFISTIVHPAFHPNMNPLEGAKHMLLPLRVIMTPRSRCPIIVNSSTSLSSVAIPEENSQTPMSESGRQQLAASEENLHTPVITNPKALLSSPPNTVQPQTYSTNGSSSSLDCIADSEEENNHKAKEQSLKETGETKLSRWGSSTLRRTLSSASSTTSLFGNFFRHLSTTSLSQLATKLTTATSVRSTEAEEEEEEERESCDDLDESLSSVFKGYLLSRSILTDSPVDLSTLYIDDEAKDDDADLRVGSKSDSDNGDDLGDSAYESSHPPSKTTSRQCSKASLSSLDSAHELCTGTELSESLLYCLDGHEPSPSVSSVTEKCNGESKQLMYTKEAQNHNAVSQEQPSVGEQPSGLYSCSPDGRCQSLLKTKQGTPVPQRESNHSINGSTCGVFFETSF, encoded by the exons ATGAATGAGACACAGACGCAGAACGAGAGCAACGATGGGTGCATACAGAAGCAGCTGTGGCGCCTACGACATGAGGACCCCACCCAGTACCACACCCTTGTTAAGATGCACCTCTCCTTTGCCACAGACCTCCCAACAGACCA GTGCGACAGCCGTGCAAGTGAAACCACATCAAGCCGGCGGTGGCAGCTGACGCCCCTCATCAAGAAGCTAAGCCGAGCGGCCGTGTCCAGCaagggggtgatggaaggggcgcCCCTCACTCAGGAGGGGGTGTGCCAAGTCTTCCAACTCATACACTACCTCAACAAAGAAAACA ACATTACACAAGAGGGACTGTTTCGCAAGAGTGGCAGCCTCAGTAGACAGCAGGAACTGAAGACGCTGCTTAATGCCGGTGCTGACCTCAACCTCGATAGTGGCATATACTCACCCCATGACTGCGCTTCTGTCCTGAAGAGCTTCCTGGCTGACCTCCCTGAACCACTGCTTACAGAAGGCCACTATCCAATCCACTGCAGAATAGCTG AGATGCTGCAGTCCCACATGAGCCACGACCAGAAGGAGGCTGTCCATGCCCGCCAGATCAAGGCCCTGAGGCTCCTGTTTTTACTGCTGCCACCGGAGAATTACCAGCTTCTGCACGACCTCCTCATCCTGCTTCACAGAGTTGCGTCGCATCAGAAACAGAACCTCATGTCTGCCATCAATTTAGGCACCATGTTTGCCCCACATATCCTCTGCCCTAGAAAG ATGACTCCTAATGACCTCCAGTACCTCTCAGGATCACTTAGCATTGCCGTGGCCTTCATGATTGAGCAGGTCCCTCATCTGTTTCAG GTTCCCTTGGAGTTGGAGTATGATGTCAGGCAGTACTGGAGCAACAAAAGGAGGATGAATCAACAGTTATCTAAG CGCTCTCTGACGGATGCCCCGACCAACACAATATTCACTTTCATTGACCGTGAATTGACCGCCCAAGCTAATGACAAGGACGTGACGGAAGTGGCTCTAGCCGAGTTGTATGCTTACGTCCAAGCTTTGCCAGACTCGGCAAAGAAGCGGAAGTTGATCAAACAGTTCAACACCGCCAGTGGCCTCGGAACGCCACAGCTCAACCACAGCATCAGCAAGAAGGCCGAGGCCCGAGGGAAGAGATTAGGGGAGTCAATAAAG AAGCACCTTTTCAACAAGACAGTGAAACCCTCCAAGATAAAGTGCCAGCCTTTCTCCTCCATTGACTACACTAGAGTCAAGCGCACCAACAGCGAAGATATACTAACC AGTCCCTCCGCCAGATCGCCTGAACTGCGAATGTTCCGCCATAATCCAGAACTCGGCAGCTTTCCCAGTCAGATGAAAGCCAAATCCCTTGAAGATCTGTCCTCATCTTTCAGCAGTCATCAATCCTTTATTTCTGGCAGCACCACCGAGTCTTTCATATCAACCATTGTTCATCCAGCCTTTCATCCCAACATGAATCCTCTTGAAGGAGCAAAGCACATGTTATTACCACTG AGAGTAATAATGACTCCAAGGAGCCGCTGTCCAATCATCGTTAATTCCTCAACAAGTTTATCAAGCGTGGCCATCCCCGAGGAGAATTCTCAGACGCCAATGTCAGAGAGCGGCAGGCAACAGTTGGCTGCTTCTGAGGAAAACCTGCACACTCCTGTCATTACTAACCCTAAAGCACTCCTCAGTTCCCCTCCCAACACAGTACAGCCCCAGACATATTCCACCAATGGGAGCAGTTCCTCCCTGGACTGCATTGCTGACtctgaagaggaaaataatcatAAAGCAAAAGAACAATCACTCAAAGAGACTGGCGAGACAAAGTTAAGTCGCTGGGGTTCATCAACTCTAAGACGCACTCTGAGTTCTGCCAGTTCGACAACTTCTCTCTTTGGCAATTTTTTCCGCCACCTCAGTACCACCTCGCTTTCCCAGTTGGCAACAAAGCTTACCACAGCTACTTCTGTTCGTAGCACtgaggctgaggaggaagaggaagaggagcgtgAGTCATGTGATGATCTGGACGAATCTCTCTCTAGTGTGTTCAAAGGTTACCTCCTTAGTCGTAGTATCCTCACTGATAGTCCAGTTGACCTGTCTACGCTGTACATTGATGACGAGGCCAAAGATGATGATGCTGACTTGAGGGTTGGAAGTAAAAGTGACAGTGATAATGGAGATGACTTAGGAGACTCTGCCTATGAGAGCTCACACCCACCCAGTAAGACAACTTCACGTCAGTGTTCTAAAGCATCTCTGAGTTCATTGGATTCTGCTCATGAATTGTGTACTGGTACAGAATTATCAGAATCATTGTTATATTGCTTGGATGGTCATGAACCCTCTCCGTCTGTATCCTCAGTAACAGAGAAGTGCAATGGTGAAAGCAAACAACTTATGTATACTAAGGAAGCACAGAACCACAATGCAGTATCACAGGAACAGCCTAGTGTTGGTGAGCAGCCCTCAGGTCTATACTCCTGTTCACCAGATGGTCGTTGCCAGTCTCTGCTTAAAACGAAGCAGGGTACTCCAGTGCCACAGCGTGAGTCCAATCATTCTATTAATGGGAGTACGTGCGGGGTATTCTTTGAAACTTCCTTTTGA
- the LOC127010358 gene encoding uncharacterized protein LOC127010358 isoform X1, giving the protein MNETQTQNESNDGCIQKQLWRLRHEDPTQYHTLVKMHLSFATDLPTDQCDSRASETTSSRRWQLTPLIKKLSRAAVSSKGVMEGAPLTQEGVCQVFQLIHYLNKENNITQEGLFRKSGSLSRQQELKTLLNAGADLNLDSGIYSPHDCASVLKSFLADLPEPLLTEGHYPIHCRIAEMLQSHMSHDQKEAVHARQIKALRLLFLLLPPENYQLLHDLLILLHRVASHQKQNLMSAINLGTMFAPHILCPRKMTPNDLQYLSGSLSIAVAFMIEQVPHLFQVPLELEYDVRQYWSNKRRMNQQLSKRSLTDAPTNTIFTFIDRELTAQANDKDVTEVALAELYAYVQALPDSAKKRKLIKQFNTASGLGTPQLNHSISKKAEARGKRLGESIKKHLFNKTVKPSKIKCQPFSSIDYTRVKRTNSEDILTSPSARSPELRMFRHNPELGSFPSQMKAKSLEDLSSSFSSHQSFISGSTTESFISTIVHPAFHPNMNPLEGAKHMLLPLVKNKYKQLSVTSDSSSITELSSPVSNPPSLTPTCETVDGRECYPYQSFETPPAECPKSVNIPSIDVENATPWDISITSTPANPQLEIHSPISQAMMRASIPQRVIMTPRSRCPIIVNSSTSLSSVAIPEENSQTPMSESGRQQLAASEENLHTPVITNPKALLSSPPNTVQPQTYSTNGSSSSLDCIADSEEENNHKAKEQSLKETGETKLSRWGSSTLRRTLSSASSTTSLFGNFFRHLSTTSLSQLATKLTTATSVRSTEAEEEEEEERESCDDLDESLSSVFKGYLLSRSILTDSPVDLSTLYIDDEAKDDDADLRVGSKSDSDNGDDLGDSAYESSHPPSKTTSRQCSKASLSSLDSAHELCTGTELSESLLYCLDGHEPSPSVSSVTEKCNGESKQLMYTKEAQNHNAVSQEQPSVGEQPSGLYSCSPDGRCQSLLKTKQGTPVPQRESNHSINGSTCGVFFETSF; this is encoded by the exons ATGAATGAGACACAGACGCAGAACGAGAGCAACGATGGGTGCATACAGAAGCAGCTGTGGCGCCTACGACATGAGGACCCCACCCAGTACCACACCCTTGTTAAGATGCACCTCTCCTTTGCCACAGACCTCCCAACAGACCA GTGCGACAGCCGTGCAAGTGAAACCACATCAAGCCGGCGGTGGCAGCTGACGCCCCTCATCAAGAAGCTAAGCCGAGCGGCCGTGTCCAGCaagggggtgatggaaggggcgcCCCTCACTCAGGAGGGGGTGTGCCAAGTCTTCCAACTCATACACTACCTCAACAAAGAAAACA ACATTACACAAGAGGGACTGTTTCGCAAGAGTGGCAGCCTCAGTAGACAGCAGGAACTGAAGACGCTGCTTAATGCCGGTGCTGACCTCAACCTCGATAGTGGCATATACTCACCCCATGACTGCGCTTCTGTCCTGAAGAGCTTCCTGGCTGACCTCCCTGAACCACTGCTTACAGAAGGCCACTATCCAATCCACTGCAGAATAGCTG AGATGCTGCAGTCCCACATGAGCCACGACCAGAAGGAGGCTGTCCATGCCCGCCAGATCAAGGCCCTGAGGCTCCTGTTTTTACTGCTGCCACCGGAGAATTACCAGCTTCTGCACGACCTCCTCATCCTGCTTCACAGAGTTGCGTCGCATCAGAAACAGAACCTCATGTCTGCCATCAATTTAGGCACCATGTTTGCCCCACATATCCTCTGCCCTAGAAAG ATGACTCCTAATGACCTCCAGTACCTCTCAGGATCACTTAGCATTGCCGTGGCCTTCATGATTGAGCAGGTCCCTCATCTGTTTCAG GTTCCCTTGGAGTTGGAGTATGATGTCAGGCAGTACTGGAGCAACAAAAGGAGGATGAATCAACAGTTATCTAAG CGCTCTCTGACGGATGCCCCGACCAACACAATATTCACTTTCATTGACCGTGAATTGACCGCCCAAGCTAATGACAAGGACGTGACGGAAGTGGCTCTAGCCGAGTTGTATGCTTACGTCCAAGCTTTGCCAGACTCGGCAAAGAAGCGGAAGTTGATCAAACAGTTCAACACCGCCAGTGGCCTCGGAACGCCACAGCTCAACCACAGCATCAGCAAGAAGGCCGAGGCCCGAGGGAAGAGATTAGGGGAGTCAATAAAG AAGCACCTTTTCAACAAGACAGTGAAACCCTCCAAGATAAAGTGCCAGCCTTTCTCCTCCATTGACTACACTAGAGTCAAGCGCACCAACAGCGAAGATATACTAACC AGTCCCTCCGCCAGATCGCCTGAACTGCGAATGTTCCGCCATAATCCAGAACTCGGCAGCTTTCCCAGTCAGATGAAAGCCAAATCCCTTGAAGATCTGTCCTCATCTTTCAGCAGTCATCAATCCTTTATTTCTGGCAGCACCACCGAGTCTTTCATATCAACCATTGTTCATCCAGCCTTTCATCCCAACATGAATCCTCTTGAAGGAGCAAAGCACATGTTATTACCACTGGTAAAGAACAAATATAAGCAACTTTCTGTTACTTCTGACAGCAGCTCCATAACTGAACTCTCCTCCCCTGTCTCAAACCCTCCTTCCTTAACCCCAACCTGTGAGACAGTTGATGGAAGGGAGTGTTACCCCTATCAGTCCTTTGAGACCCCGCCAGCAGAATGTCCCAAGAGTGTAAACATTCCATCTATTGATGTGGAAAATGCCACCCCTTGGGACATTAGCATAACATCAACACCAGCCAACCCCCAGCTGGAAATACACTCCCCCATCTCCCAGGCCATGATGAGGGCCAGCATCCCCCAG AGAGTAATAATGACTCCAAGGAGCCGCTGTCCAATCATCGTTAATTCCTCAACAAGTTTATCAAGCGTGGCCATCCCCGAGGAGAATTCTCAGACGCCAATGTCAGAGAGCGGCAGGCAACAGTTGGCTGCTTCTGAGGAAAACCTGCACACTCCTGTCATTACTAACCCTAAAGCACTCCTCAGTTCCCCTCCCAACACAGTACAGCCCCAGACATATTCCACCAATGGGAGCAGTTCCTCCCTGGACTGCATTGCTGACtctgaagaggaaaataatcatAAAGCAAAAGAACAATCACTCAAAGAGACTGGCGAGACAAAGTTAAGTCGCTGGGGTTCATCAACTCTAAGACGCACTCTGAGTTCTGCCAGTTCGACAACTTCTCTCTTTGGCAATTTTTTCCGCCACCTCAGTACCACCTCGCTTTCCCAGTTGGCAACAAAGCTTACCACAGCTACTTCTGTTCGTAGCACtgaggctgaggaggaagaggaagaggagcgtgAGTCATGTGATGATCTGGACGAATCTCTCTCTAGTGTGTTCAAAGGTTACCTCCTTAGTCGTAGTATCCTCACTGATAGTCCAGTTGACCTGTCTACGCTGTACATTGATGACGAGGCCAAAGATGATGATGCTGACTTGAGGGTTGGAAGTAAAAGTGACAGTGATAATGGAGATGACTTAGGAGACTCTGCCTATGAGAGCTCACACCCACCCAGTAAGACAACTTCACGTCAGTGTTCTAAAGCATCTCTGAGTTCATTGGATTCTGCTCATGAATTGTGTACTGGTACAGAATTATCAGAATCATTGTTATATTGCTTGGATGGTCATGAACCCTCTCCGTCTGTATCCTCAGTAACAGAGAAGTGCAATGGTGAAAGCAAACAACTTATGTATACTAAGGAAGCACAGAACCACAATGCAGTATCACAGGAACAGCCTAGTGTTGGTGAGCAGCCCTCAGGTCTATACTCCTGTTCACCAGATGGTCGTTGCCAGTCTCTGCTTAAAACGAAGCAGGGTACTCCAGTGCCACAGCGTGAGTCCAATCATTCTATTAATGGGAGTACGTGCGGGGTATTCTTTGAAACTTCCTTTTGA
- the LOC127010358 gene encoding rho GTPase-activating protein 19-like isoform X3 translates to MNETQTQNESNDGCIQKQLWRLRHEDPTQYHTLVKMHLSFATDLPTDQCDSRASETTSSRRWQLTPLIKKLSRAAVSSKGVMEGAPLTQEGVCQVFQLIHYLNKENNITQEGLFRKSGSLSRQQELKTLLNAGADLNLDSGIYSPHDCASVLKSFLADLPEPLLTEGHYPIHCRIAEMLQSHMSHDQKEAVHARQIKALRLLFLLLPPENYQLLHDLLILLHRVASHQKQNLMSAINLGTMFAPHILCPRKMTPNDLQYLSGSLSIAVAFMIEQVPHLFQVPLELEYDVRQYWSNKRRMNQQLSKRSLTDAPTNTIFTFIDRELTAQANDKDVTEVALAELYAYVQALPDSAKKRKLIKQFNTASGLGTPQLNHSISKKAEARGKRLGESIKKHLFNKTVKPSKIKCQPFSSIDYTRVKRTNSEDILTRVIMTPRSRCPIIVNSSTSLSSVAIPEENSQTPMSESGRQQLAASEENLHTPVITNPKALLSSPPNTVQPQTYSTNGSSSSLDCIADSEEENNHKAKEQSLKETGETKLSRWGSSTLRRTLSSASSTTSLFGNFFRHLSTTSLSQLATKLTTATSVRSTEAEEEEEEERESCDDLDESLSSVFKGYLLSRSILTDSPVDLSTLYIDDEAKDDDADLRVGSKSDSDNGDDLGDSAYESSHPPSKTTSRQCSKASLSSLDSAHELCTGTELSESLLYCLDGHEPSPSVSSVTEKCNGESKQLMYTKEAQNHNAVSQEQPSVGEQPSGLYSCSPDGRCQSLLKTKQGTPVPQRESNHSINGSTCGVFFETSF, encoded by the exons ATGAATGAGACACAGACGCAGAACGAGAGCAACGATGGGTGCATACAGAAGCAGCTGTGGCGCCTACGACATGAGGACCCCACCCAGTACCACACCCTTGTTAAGATGCACCTCTCCTTTGCCACAGACCTCCCAACAGACCA GTGCGACAGCCGTGCAAGTGAAACCACATCAAGCCGGCGGTGGCAGCTGACGCCCCTCATCAAGAAGCTAAGCCGAGCGGCCGTGTCCAGCaagggggtgatggaaggggcgcCCCTCACTCAGGAGGGGGTGTGCCAAGTCTTCCAACTCATACACTACCTCAACAAAGAAAACA ACATTACACAAGAGGGACTGTTTCGCAAGAGTGGCAGCCTCAGTAGACAGCAGGAACTGAAGACGCTGCTTAATGCCGGTGCTGACCTCAACCTCGATAGTGGCATATACTCACCCCATGACTGCGCTTCTGTCCTGAAGAGCTTCCTGGCTGACCTCCCTGAACCACTGCTTACAGAAGGCCACTATCCAATCCACTGCAGAATAGCTG AGATGCTGCAGTCCCACATGAGCCACGACCAGAAGGAGGCTGTCCATGCCCGCCAGATCAAGGCCCTGAGGCTCCTGTTTTTACTGCTGCCACCGGAGAATTACCAGCTTCTGCACGACCTCCTCATCCTGCTTCACAGAGTTGCGTCGCATCAGAAACAGAACCTCATGTCTGCCATCAATTTAGGCACCATGTTTGCCCCACATATCCTCTGCCCTAGAAAG ATGACTCCTAATGACCTCCAGTACCTCTCAGGATCACTTAGCATTGCCGTGGCCTTCATGATTGAGCAGGTCCCTCATCTGTTTCAG GTTCCCTTGGAGTTGGAGTATGATGTCAGGCAGTACTGGAGCAACAAAAGGAGGATGAATCAACAGTTATCTAAG CGCTCTCTGACGGATGCCCCGACCAACACAATATTCACTTTCATTGACCGTGAATTGACCGCCCAAGCTAATGACAAGGACGTGACGGAAGTGGCTCTAGCCGAGTTGTATGCTTACGTCCAAGCTTTGCCAGACTCGGCAAAGAAGCGGAAGTTGATCAAACAGTTCAACACCGCCAGTGGCCTCGGAACGCCACAGCTCAACCACAGCATCAGCAAGAAGGCCGAGGCCCGAGGGAAGAGATTAGGGGAGTCAATAAAG AAGCACCTTTTCAACAAGACAGTGAAACCCTCCAAGATAAAGTGCCAGCCTTTCTCCTCCATTGACTACACTAGAGTCAAGCGCACCAACAGCGAAGATATACTAACC AGAGTAATAATGACTCCAAGGAGCCGCTGTCCAATCATCGTTAATTCCTCAACAAGTTTATCAAGCGTGGCCATCCCCGAGGAGAATTCTCAGACGCCAATGTCAGAGAGCGGCAGGCAACAGTTGGCTGCTTCTGAGGAAAACCTGCACACTCCTGTCATTACTAACCCTAAAGCACTCCTCAGTTCCCCTCCCAACACAGTACAGCCCCAGACATATTCCACCAATGGGAGCAGTTCCTCCCTGGACTGCATTGCTGACtctgaagaggaaaataatcatAAAGCAAAAGAACAATCACTCAAAGAGACTGGCGAGACAAAGTTAAGTCGCTGGGGTTCATCAACTCTAAGACGCACTCTGAGTTCTGCCAGTTCGACAACTTCTCTCTTTGGCAATTTTTTCCGCCACCTCAGTACCACCTCGCTTTCCCAGTTGGCAACAAAGCTTACCACAGCTACTTCTGTTCGTAGCACtgaggctgaggaggaagaggaagaggagcgtgAGTCATGTGATGATCTGGACGAATCTCTCTCTAGTGTGTTCAAAGGTTACCTCCTTAGTCGTAGTATCCTCACTGATAGTCCAGTTGACCTGTCTACGCTGTACATTGATGACGAGGCCAAAGATGATGATGCTGACTTGAGGGTTGGAAGTAAAAGTGACAGTGATAATGGAGATGACTTAGGAGACTCTGCCTATGAGAGCTCACACCCACCCAGTAAGACAACTTCACGTCAGTGTTCTAAAGCATCTCTGAGTTCATTGGATTCTGCTCATGAATTGTGTACTGGTACAGAATTATCAGAATCATTGTTATATTGCTTGGATGGTCATGAACCCTCTCCGTCTGTATCCTCAGTAACAGAGAAGTGCAATGGTGAAAGCAAACAACTTATGTATACTAAGGAAGCACAGAACCACAATGCAGTATCACAGGAACAGCCTAGTGTTGGTGAGCAGCCCTCAGGTCTATACTCCTGTTCACCAGATGGTCGTTGCCAGTCTCTGCTTAAAACGAAGCAGGGTACTCCAGTGCCACAGCGTGAGTCCAATCATTCTATTAATGGGAGTACGTGCGGGGTATTCTTTGAAACTTCCTTTTGA
- the LOC127010359 gene encoding N-alpha-acetyltransferase 38-B, NatC auxiliary subunit-like — MKTGGDFRDHLVDLTDGCNRPGDAPTDKQPQRRSTPGRMKLEKWLHSSMKIEMTDGRTLVGSFVCTDRDNNIILGSCTEHLRPDEDGREEEPRVLGLAMIPGRHIISICIDEASQPPAAPPSLYS, encoded by the exons ATGAAGACCGGGGGCGACTTCCGTGATCACCTGGTGGACCTCACTGATGGATGTAACAGGCCAGGAGATGCACCCACGGACAAGCAGCCTCAGAGAAGG AGCACACCAGGACGCATGAAGCTGGAGAAGTGGCTGCACTCCTCCATGAAGATAGAGATGACGGACGGCAGGACTCTCGTTGGCTCCTTTGTTTGCACTGACAGAGACAATAATATCATCCTTGGGTCCTGCACCGAGCATCTCAGACCTGATG aggatggaagagaagaggaacctCGTGTTCTTGGCCTGGCAATGATTCCTGGACGTCACATAATATCAATCTGTATCGACGAAGCTTCTCAACCACCTGCTGCTCCACCAAGTTTATACTCATGA
- the LOC127010360 gene encoding protein phosphatase 1 regulatory subunit 21-like, with translation MDSPDVNAKYQKLATEYSKLRAQNQVLKKAVVDEQGKNSQLSDLMKTRDQLLRKAEQENDSLSFRNQQLTKRLTLLQEDLDEIQTKGKKGKGKGESVVDGAVADADVFTEELHLKIQENARLQSELAESQTTHRKRLSEFETQLDAAKRETQKYKDMLQLRERSANDMISQLESERVRQEVVAQQRQAELQALKEQVARLQEKLSSEASGKTSVVDQHSQRDTPDMGSTAAQRGPGSSSLNIPVQNGREKSSSFTARSLVDTFDGLIQEMSQTFAKFLCTYSTRVKLHDHQSDVKQKLIEHLRSAAIPWQSLTTAYHQLAETASSEEFVAIETLVGLSTVSQQVSSCVASLRKVLPLVVHWVCEGSKGQASTDRSSASWSAAFSRLVSSLGSLTPYVNTLANQSTPNSSIPLSAQGRIISMLSDRLSNLHAALREATSAYQRKAESEKELYLISSDAKAINEEIFSVLSSLTLTTGKMSHIFKEQVVPSWNRGGSTPSTPSSPYPSMPYSLSKSRTSLCGVQDDGPSTLYDGTPVSPLDSTAHGDIEASLMKQLALATSKLTQLEAEREHWRLEHQLLQCKHQKEAKRVRELEKQLKGETASIKEEDHKEYSSSISSATSLVGEVQGCDGAFDEREKDIRNHFTNRCSHLYMQLTSATSQAALYQNECEALMRRLAVSDECRGASEQEMDKQREKVNQLRETLQTTSRNYEEQISTMSEHLADLNEKLTAQSEVIEQFRFEAKSKKSKK, from the exons ATGGACTCCCCGGACGTCAACGCGAAGTACCAGAAGCTCGCCACGGAGTACTccaag cTCCGAGCCCAAAACCAGGTGCTGAAGAAAGCTGTCGTTGATGAGCAAGGAAAAAACTCACAGCTATCT GATTTAATGAAGACACGAGATCAGCTGCTGAGGAAGGCTGAGCAAGAGAATGACTCCCTCTCCTTCAGAAATCAACAGCTAACCAAGAGATTAACACTTCTACAAGAGGACCTGGATGAAATACAG acaaaggggaaaaaaggaaaaggcaagGGCGAGTCAGTGGTTGATGGAGCTGTTGCTGACGCAGACGTATTCACAGAAGAACTTCAT TTAAAGATTCAAGAAAATGCAAGATTACAGTCAGAGCTTGCAGAAAGTCAGACAACACACCGTAAACGTTTGTCCGAATTTGAAACACAACTTGATGCAGCCAAAAGAGAAACACAAAAATACAAGGATATGCTGCAGCTTCGAGAAAGATCGGCTAAT GATATGATTAGCCAGTTAGAGAGTGAGAGGGTTCGTCAGGAGGTTGTGGCCCAACAGAGACAAGCTGAGTTACAAGCTTTAAAGGAACAGGTGGCCAGACTACAGGAAAAGCTCAGTAGTGAGGCCAGCGGCAAAACTTCTGTTGTAGACCAGCACTCTCAAAGGGACACCCCAGATATGGGATCAACTGCTGCCCAGAGAG GACCAGGGTCAAGCAGCCTTAATATTCCAGtacaaaatggaagagagaaatctTCCAGTTTTACAGCAAGGAGTTTAGTGGATACCTTTGATGGTTTGATTCAAGAAATGTCACAAACATTTGCCAAGTTTTTGTGTACCTACAGTACAAGAGTGAAACTGCATGATCATCAGTCAGATGTTAAGCAAAAA TTAATAGAGCATTTGCGGTCAGCTGCTATCCCATGGCAGTCTCTGACAACAGCATATCATCAGTTGGCTGAGACTGCCTCTTCGGAGGAATTTGTTGCTATAGAAACCTTGGTGGGACTGTCCACTGTAAGCCAGCAAGTCAGTTCATGTGTTGCGAGTTTACGCAAAGTCCTACCCCTCGTGGTACACTG GGTTTGTGAGGGGAGCAAAGGCCAGGCAAGCACAGACCGAAGTAGTGCCTCCTGGAGTGCAGCATTCAGCCGGCTGGTGTCCTCATTGGGATCCCTCACCCCTTACGTTAACACTCTTGCCAACCAGA GCACACCGAACTCCAGCATTCCCCTCAGTGCACAGGGCCGCATCATCTCCATGCTAAGTGACCGCCTCAGTAACTTGCATGCAGCCCTCAGAG AGGCCACAAGTGCATACCAAAGGAAagctgagagtgagaaagagctTTATTTAATATCGTCCGATGCAAAGGCTATCAATGAAGAGATATTTAGTGTTCTCTCTTCACTTACTCTCACAACTGGTAAG aTGTCTCATATCTTCAAGGAGCAGGTGGTGCCTTCCTGGAATCGAGGGGGATCCACCCCCAGCACACCCTCCTCACCCTACCCAAGTATGCCTTATTCCCTTAGTAAATCAAGAACTTCCCTCTGTGGTGTTCAA GATGATGGGCCATCAACACTGTATGATGGCACACCGGTGAGCCCATTAGACAGCACTGCACATGGGGACATCGAGGCCTCCCTCATGAAGCAGTTGGCTCTGGCCACCTCAAAACTTACTCAGCtagaagcagagagagagcacTGGAGGCTAGAACATCAGCTCTTACAATGCAAGCATCAAAAGGAAGCAAAG AGAGTTCGAGAGCTGGAGAAGCAGCTGAAGGGGGAAACAGCCTCTATAAAGGAAGAAGACCACAAGGAATACTCGTCGTCCATCTCCTCGGCAACATCACTG GTTGGGGAGGTGCAGGGTTGTGATGGGGCATTCGACGAGAGGGAAAAGGATATCCGGAATCACTTCACCAACCGCTGCTCACACCTTTACATGCAACTCACCTCAGCAACGAGCCAGGCTGCCCTCTACCAGAATGAG TGTGAGGCATTAATGAGGCGTTTGGCAGTGAGTGATGAATGTAGGGGTGCCAGTGAGCAGGAGATGGACAAGCAAAGAGAAAAAGTCAATCAGCTGAGAGAAACCCTTCAAACAACCAGCAG AAACTATGAAGAACAAATTTCCACAATGTCGGAACACCTTGCTGACCTCAACGAAAAGTTGACAGCTCAGTCAGAAGTAATAGAACAGTTTAGGTTTGAAGCAAAG aGTAAGAAGAGCAAGAAGTGA